A genomic window from Pyxicephalus adspersus chromosome 2, UCB_Pads_2.0, whole genome shotgun sequence includes:
- the EGR1 gene encoding early growth response protein 1, which yields MAAAKTEMLISPLQISDPFGSFPHSPTMDNYPKLEEIMLLNSGGSQFLGATVPEGSGFNSPGEGADNFDHLAADAFSEMSLNSDKTVIETSYANQTNRLPSLTYTGRFSLEPAPNSSNTLWPEPLFSLVSGLVGMANPPSTSTPSSSPSSSSSSSQSPPLSCSVHSSDSSPIYSAAPTFPNSNTEIFPDQSSQSFSNASSSIQYPPPAYPVTKTSFQVPMIPDYLFSQQQGDVSLVPPDQKPFQAIETRTHQPSLTPLSTIKAFATQTVSHDLKTINNNSYQSQLIKPSRMRKYPNRPSKTPPHERPYACPVESCDRRFSRSDELTRHIRIHTGQKPFQCRICMRNFSRSDHLTTHIRTHTGEKPFACDICGRKFARSDERKRHTKIHLRQKDKKTDKATPVSVASPISSYSPSASTSYPSPVPTSYSSPVSSSYPSPVHSSFPSPSSAVTYPSVTSTYQAPGVTSFSTSIVTNSFSSPVSSALSDMSVTYSPRTIEIC from the exons ATGGCAGCTGCCAAAACAGAAATGCTCATCTCACCTCTGCAGATCTCTGACCCATTCGGTTCTTTCCCTCATTCCCCAACCATGGATAACTATCCAAAACTGGAAGAGATAATGCTGCTCAACTCAGGGGGATCCCAATTCCTGGGCGCTACAGTCCCCGAGGGCAGCGGATTTAACTCCCCGGGGGAGGGAGCTGACAATTTCGATCACCTGGCTGCAG ATGCTTTCTCTGAGATGTCACTGAACAGCGACAAGACGGTGATCGAGACCAGCTATGCCAACCAGACCAACAGACTGCCATCTCTGACCTACACTGGTCGCTTCTCCTTGGAGCCAGCTCCCAACAGCAGCAACACCCTATGGCCAGAGCCCCTCTTCAGCCTTGTCAGTGGTCTGGTGGGGATGGCCAATCCACCCAGCACCTCAACTCCTTCATCTTCTCcatcctcctcttcttcatcctccCAGAGCCCTCCATTGAGCTGCTCAGTCCACTCAAGTGATAGCAGCCCCATCTACTCTGCAGCACCTACCTTTCCTAACTCCAACACAGAGATCTTCCCTGATCAGTCATCACAGTCCTTCTCCAATGCTTCTTCTTCAATCCAATATCCACCCCCTGCATACCCTGTGACAAAGACCAGTTTCCAGGTGCCAATGATCCCAGACTATCTGTTCTCACAGCAACAGGGAGATGTCAGTCTGGTGCCTCCTGATCAGAAACCCTTTCAGGCTATAGAAACCAGAACCCACCAGCCTTCCCTCACACCCTTGTCCACCATCAAGGCCTTCGCTACACAGACTGTTTCACATGACCTCAAGACTATCAATAACAACAGTTATCAATCTCAGCTCATCAAGCCAAGCAGAATGAGGAAATACCCCAACCGCCCAAGCAAGACCCCACCGCACGAGAGACCCTACGCTTGCCCAGTTGAGTCTTGTGACAGGAGGTTCTCCAGGTCTGATGAACTGACGAGGCACATCCGAATCCACACCGGCCAAAAGCCCTTTCAGTGCCGTATCTGTATGAGGAATTTCAGCAGGAGCGACCACCTAACAACTCACATCCGTACACACACAGGGGAAAAGCCATTTGCTTGTGACATTTGTGGTAGAAAGTTTGCCAGAAGTGATGAGAGAAAAAGGCACACTAAAATTCATTTGAGGCAAAAGGACAAAAAGACTGATAAGGCAACTCCTGTCTCGGTTGCTTCTCCCATTTCTTCCTATTCTCCATCAGCTTCAACATCTTACCCATCTCCAGTGCCAACATCTTATTCTTCTCCTGTATCCTCTTCCTACCCTTCACCAGTCCATAGCTCTTTCCCATCTCCTTCTTCAGCCGTTACATACCCTTCTGTTACCTCCACCTACCAGGCCCCAGGTGTTACTAGCTTCTCAACTTCAATAGTCACCAACTCGTTCAGTTCTCCAGTGTCCTCTGCACTTTCTGATATGTCTGTAACATATTCTCCCAGGACAATTGAGATCTGTTGA